From Kryptolebias marmoratus isolate JLee-2015 linkage group LG15, ASM164957v2, whole genome shotgun sequence, a single genomic window includes:
- the LOC108228700 gene encoding cartilage intermediate layer protein 1 isoform X1, which translates to MSQRPLLLLLLLLLGITAASVLTAQGDHEWTTWFNVDHPGGRGDYEQLDAIRFYYRTRVCETPRAIEARTTDWVSAQETGEVVHADPTVGFWCLNAEQSPGRNCSNYAVRFLCPKADSDLNIQGTWGLWSGWSPCPALCGQVGVQLRYRSCQSQSPSCSGPKIEGKPCNGPECIKTDCSLRCVMGKVNADCDACMCEEHVLLGSIRSAGGLVAAGAAMLRSGKLLTLTDHNGHFRIPGICPDGNTTLTVSLQGHAILDVVVPLSSERTSVLSVQLKRAEKLHVISNPESKVRREGQSAALCCKVAGTPEADKYQWFHNNSLMDMHSDSTLVLKDLRSEQAGEYYCRASGPSGAIKTKPATLKILGKEEHTCNPKPESHLIRLPHDCYQNSTNSSYYDVGKCPPSACAGQLDNGIRCKDKVAYCCGVAKMEERQLMCQGYQLPTMVVTECGCQKCVDTKAIVRGRAIAADNGEPMRFGHIFMNGVRISRTGYKGTFSIQVPSGTERLVLTFVDNMQKFVNTTKVLSFNTKGGAVYHEIKLLRKRAPVTINPSETNTLELGDEGGQEAMVHIQIPPDSFYKENGEVFTGNVNASVTFVDPRDVSTAAAAQSDLNFIGNEGDVLPLRTYGMFSVDFRGEENNEPLNAGEVKVFLDSAQVKMSEHLNTMKLWSLNPETGLWEEEGSLRLEKKKRGKREERTFLIGNMEIRERRLFNLDVPENRRCYVKVRAFRSERFMPSEQVEGVVVSLINMEPTAGFSSNPRAWGRFDSVVTGPSGACLPAFCDEQKPDAYSAYVMANLGGEELEAVASAPKLNPGLIGVPQPYLGKLNYRRTDHEDPRVKKTAFSISVAKPTPNVAEEANGPVYAFENLKECEEAPFSAAHFRFSRVEGDRYDYNTVPFNEDDPMSWTEDYLSWWPKPMEYRACYIKIKINSPHEINVRSRNMGGTHPKTVGQLYGLRDTRSIRDMDHANVSAVCLEFKCSGMLYDQDRVDRTLVKVIPQGSCKRDHVNAMLQDYLVNHLPLAVNNDTSEFTMLAPLDSLGHNYGIYTETEQDARTAKEIALGRCFDGTSDGTSRVMKTNEGVALTFTCGDREVTRQSVFQALQSSQVQMVTSVGRGEGRKTRRRQRANTSRSSRKRSARNPSGRQAQV; encoded by the exons ATGTCACAGAgacctcttcttcttcttcttcttcttcttctgggaATCACTGCAGCCAGTGTTCTCACAGCTCAAG GCGATCATGAGTGGACCACGTGGTTCAACGTTGACCACCCTGGAGGACGTGGAGACTACGAGCAGCTGGATGCAATCCGTTTCTATTACCGTACCCGAGTGTGTGAGACCCCGCGGGCAATTGAAGCTCGAACCACAGACTGGGTCTCAGCCCAAGAAACCGGAGAAGTTGTCCATGCAGACCCAACTGTGGGATTCTGGTGCCTCAATGCAGAGCAAAGTCCTGGACGCAACTGCTCCAACTACGCTGTTCGTTTTCTCTGTCCCAAAG CAGATAGTGATTTAAACATTCAGGGAACCTGGGGTCTGTGGTCAGGCTGGAGCCCATGTCCTGCCCTCTGTGGCCAAGTGGGTGTGCAACTTCGCTATCGGAGCTGCCAGTCTCAATCGCCGTCTTGCAGTGGGCCTAAAATAGAAGGGAAACCATGCAATGGACCAGAGTGCATAAAAACCG ACTGTTCCTTGCGCTGCGTGATGGGGAAGGTCAACGCTGACTGTGACGCTTGCATGTGTGAAGAGCACGTCCTGTTGGGTTCTATACGCAGTGCCGGAGGTCTGGTTGCTGCTGGGGCTGCCATGCTTCGCTCGGGCAAACTCCTCACTCTAACAGACCACAACGGTCATTTCCGCATCCCTGGCATCTGCCCTGATGGCAACACAACCTTAACGGTCAGCCTGCAGGGTCATGCCATCCTCGACGTTGTTGTGCCCCTCAGCTCTGAGCGCACCTCAGTTCTCAGTGTGCAGCTGAAAAGAGCCG aaaagCTTCATGTCATAAGCAACCCTGAGAGCAAGGTCAGGAGGGAAGGACAAAGTGCTGCTCTCTGCTGTAAGGTGGCTGGAACACCAGAAGCTGACAAGTATCAATG GTTTCATAACAACAGTCTTATGGACATGCATTCTGACAGCACATTGGTCCTAAAAGATTTACGCTCTGAGCAGGCAGGAGAGTACTACTGCAGAGCAAGTGGTCCATCCGGGGCTATTAAGACCAAACCCGCCACTCTCAAAATCTTAG GTAAGGAAGAGCACACGTGTAACCCCAAGCCTGAATCTCACCTCATCCGTCTTCCACACGACTGCTACCAAAACAGCACAAACTCCTCCTACTACGACGTGGGCAAATGCCCCCCAAGTGCATGTGCTGGACAGCTGGATAATGGCATCAGGTGCAAAGACAAAGTGGCTTACTGTTGCGGTGTGGCAAAGATGGAGGAGAGGCAGCTGATGTGCCAGGGCTACCAGCTGCCCACCATGGTGGTGACTGAGTGTGGCTGTCAGAAATGTGTGGACACCAAGGCCATCGTGCGTGGCAGGGCTATCGCTGCAGACAATGGTGAGCCAATGAGGTTTGGTCATATCTTCATGAATGGAGTCAGAATCAGCCGCACAGGCTACAAAGGGACCTTCTCCATTCAGGTCCCCTCAGGCACTGAAAGGCTGGTGCTAACGTTTGTCGACAACATGCAGAAATTTGTCAACACCACAAAGGTACTTTCATTCAACACTAAAGGCGGGGCTGTTTATCACGAGATCAAACTTCTACGAAAAAGAGCTCCTGTGACCATCAACCCTTCTGAGACCAACACATTGGAGCTTGGGGATGAAGGAGGCCAGGAGGCTATGGTCCACATTCAGATTCCCCCAGATTCTTTTTACAAGGAGAATGGAGAAGTTTTCACCGGTAACGTCAATGCAAGTGTTACATTTGTAGACCCCAGAGATGTCTCCACGGCTGCAGCTGCTCAAAGCGATCTCAATTTCATAGGAAACGAAGGTGACGTCCTGCCACTGAGAACCTATGGCATGTTTTCAGTTGACTTCAGAGGTGAGGAAAACAACGAACCTCTTAATGCAGGTGAGGTCAAGGTGTTCCTGGATTCTGCTCAGGTGAAGATGTCCGAGCACCTCAACACCATGAAGCTGTGGTCACTGAACCCTGAAACTGGCctgtgggaggaggagggaagtcTGCGtctggagaagaaaaagagaggcAAAAGAGAGGAGAGAACCTTTCTGATTGGAAACATGGAGATCAGAGAGCGACGTCTGTTTAACCTGGACGTGCCAGAGAACCGCAGGTGTTATGTGAAAGTGAGAGCTTTCCGAAGTGAACGCTTCATGCCCAGTGAACAGGTAGAGGGAGTTGTAGTGAGTCTCATAAACATGGAGCCAACGGCTGGTTTCTCCTCAAATCCACGTGCGTGGGGTCGATTTGATAGTGTTGTTACTGGACCAAGTGGAGCCTGTCTTCCCGCCTTCTGTGATGAACAAAAACCTGATGCTTATTCTGCGTATGTGATGGCCAACCTCGGGGGAGAGGAACTGGAGGCTGTCGCATCTGCTCCCAAACTCAACCCTGGCCTTATTGGCGTGCCACAGCCTTACCTGGGGAAACTCAACTACAGGCGGACTGACCATGAGGACCCCAGAGTGAAGAAGACCGCTTTCAGCATCAGTGTGGCAAAACCAACTCCCAATGTAGCCGAGGAAGCAAACGGACCAGTGTATGCGTTTGAGAACCTGAAAGAATGTGAGGAGGCCCCATTCAGTGCAGCTCACTTCCGGTTTTCCCGAGTAGAAGGAGACCGTTATGATTACAACACGGTGCCGTTCAATGAAGATGACCCGATGAGCTGGACCGAGGATTACCTGAGCTGGTGGCCCAAACCTATGGAATACAGGGCCTGCTACATCAAGATCAAAATTAACAGCCCACATGAGATCAATGTGCGGTCTCGCAACATGGGTGGCACGCATCCAAAGACTGTCGGCCAGCTTTACGGCCTTCGAGACACTCGCAGCATCCGTGACATGGACCATGCTAATGTTTCAGCTGTGTGCCTGGAGTTCAAGTGCAGCGGGATGCTGTATGATCAGGACCGAGTGGATCGTACCCTGGTGAAAGTGATCCCTCAGGGAAGTTGTAAGAGAGACCATGTAAACGCAATGCTCCAGGATTACCTGGTTAACCACCTGCCTCTAGCTGTCAACAATGACACCAGTGAGTTCACCATGCTCGCACCTCTCGACTCTCTGGGCCATAACTATGGAATCTATACAGAGACGGAACAAGACGCCCGCACAGCCAAGGAGATCGCTCTGGGGCGGTGCTTTGATGGCACCTCCGACGGCACGTCTCGGGTCATGAAGACCAATGAGGGTGTAGCGCTGACTTTCACTTGCGGGGACCGAGAGGTGACGCGCCAGAGTGTCTTTCAAGCTCTTCAAAGTTCTCAAGTTCAGATGGTCACAAGCGTTGGAAGAGGAGAGGGCAGAAAAACCAGACGCCGGCAGAGGGCCAACACGTCCCGCAGCAGCCGGAAACGTAGCGCCAGAAATCCTTCAGGAAGGCAAGCACAAGTCTGA
- the LOC108228700 gene encoding cartilage intermediate layer protein 1 isoform X2, producing MSQRPLLLLLLLLLGITAASVLTAQGDHEWTTWFNVDHPGGRGDYEQLDAIRFYYRTRVCETPRAIEARTTDWVSAQETGEVVHADPTVGFWCLNAEQSPGRNCSNYAVRFLCPKDSDLNIQGTWGLWSGWSPCPALCGQVGVQLRYRSCQSQSPSCSGPKIEGKPCNGPECIKTDCSLRCVMGKVNADCDACMCEEHVLLGSIRSAGGLVAAGAAMLRSGKLLTLTDHNGHFRIPGICPDGNTTLTVSLQGHAILDVVVPLSSERTSVLSVQLKRAEKLHVISNPESKVRREGQSAALCCKVAGTPEADKYQWFHNNSLMDMHSDSTLVLKDLRSEQAGEYYCRASGPSGAIKTKPATLKILGKEEHTCNPKPESHLIRLPHDCYQNSTNSSYYDVGKCPPSACAGQLDNGIRCKDKVAYCCGVAKMEERQLMCQGYQLPTMVVTECGCQKCVDTKAIVRGRAIAADNGEPMRFGHIFMNGVRISRTGYKGTFSIQVPSGTERLVLTFVDNMQKFVNTTKVLSFNTKGGAVYHEIKLLRKRAPVTINPSETNTLELGDEGGQEAMVHIQIPPDSFYKENGEVFTGNVNASVTFVDPRDVSTAAAAQSDLNFIGNEGDVLPLRTYGMFSVDFRGEENNEPLNAGEVKVFLDSAQVKMSEHLNTMKLWSLNPETGLWEEEGSLRLEKKKRGKREERTFLIGNMEIRERRLFNLDVPENRRCYVKVRAFRSERFMPSEQVEGVVVSLINMEPTAGFSSNPRAWGRFDSVVTGPSGACLPAFCDEQKPDAYSAYVMANLGGEELEAVASAPKLNPGLIGVPQPYLGKLNYRRTDHEDPRVKKTAFSISVAKPTPNVAEEANGPVYAFENLKECEEAPFSAAHFRFSRVEGDRYDYNTVPFNEDDPMSWTEDYLSWWPKPMEYRACYIKIKINSPHEINVRSRNMGGTHPKTVGQLYGLRDTRSIRDMDHANVSAVCLEFKCSGMLYDQDRVDRTLVKVIPQGSCKRDHVNAMLQDYLVNHLPLAVNNDTSEFTMLAPLDSLGHNYGIYTETEQDARTAKEIALGRCFDGTSDGTSRVMKTNEGVALTFTCGDREVTRQSVFQALQSSQVQMVTSVGRGEGRKTRRRQRANTSRSSRKRSARNPSGRQAQV from the exons ATGTCACAGAgacctcttcttcttcttcttcttcttcttctgggaATCACTGCAGCCAGTGTTCTCACAGCTCAAG GCGATCATGAGTGGACCACGTGGTTCAACGTTGACCACCCTGGAGGACGTGGAGACTACGAGCAGCTGGATGCAATCCGTTTCTATTACCGTACCCGAGTGTGTGAGACCCCGCGGGCAATTGAAGCTCGAACCACAGACTGGGTCTCAGCCCAAGAAACCGGAGAAGTTGTCCATGCAGACCCAACTGTGGGATTCTGGTGCCTCAATGCAGAGCAAAGTCCTGGACGCAACTGCTCCAACTACGCTGTTCGTTTTCTCTGTCCCAAAG ATAGTGATTTAAACATTCAGGGAACCTGGGGTCTGTGGTCAGGCTGGAGCCCATGTCCTGCCCTCTGTGGCCAAGTGGGTGTGCAACTTCGCTATCGGAGCTGCCAGTCTCAATCGCCGTCTTGCAGTGGGCCTAAAATAGAAGGGAAACCATGCAATGGACCAGAGTGCATAAAAACCG ACTGTTCCTTGCGCTGCGTGATGGGGAAGGTCAACGCTGACTGTGACGCTTGCATGTGTGAAGAGCACGTCCTGTTGGGTTCTATACGCAGTGCCGGAGGTCTGGTTGCTGCTGGGGCTGCCATGCTTCGCTCGGGCAAACTCCTCACTCTAACAGACCACAACGGTCATTTCCGCATCCCTGGCATCTGCCCTGATGGCAACACAACCTTAACGGTCAGCCTGCAGGGTCATGCCATCCTCGACGTTGTTGTGCCCCTCAGCTCTGAGCGCACCTCAGTTCTCAGTGTGCAGCTGAAAAGAGCCG aaaagCTTCATGTCATAAGCAACCCTGAGAGCAAGGTCAGGAGGGAAGGACAAAGTGCTGCTCTCTGCTGTAAGGTGGCTGGAACACCAGAAGCTGACAAGTATCAATG GTTTCATAACAACAGTCTTATGGACATGCATTCTGACAGCACATTGGTCCTAAAAGATTTACGCTCTGAGCAGGCAGGAGAGTACTACTGCAGAGCAAGTGGTCCATCCGGGGCTATTAAGACCAAACCCGCCACTCTCAAAATCTTAG GTAAGGAAGAGCACACGTGTAACCCCAAGCCTGAATCTCACCTCATCCGTCTTCCACACGACTGCTACCAAAACAGCACAAACTCCTCCTACTACGACGTGGGCAAATGCCCCCCAAGTGCATGTGCTGGACAGCTGGATAATGGCATCAGGTGCAAAGACAAAGTGGCTTACTGTTGCGGTGTGGCAAAGATGGAGGAGAGGCAGCTGATGTGCCAGGGCTACCAGCTGCCCACCATGGTGGTGACTGAGTGTGGCTGTCAGAAATGTGTGGACACCAAGGCCATCGTGCGTGGCAGGGCTATCGCTGCAGACAATGGTGAGCCAATGAGGTTTGGTCATATCTTCATGAATGGAGTCAGAATCAGCCGCACAGGCTACAAAGGGACCTTCTCCATTCAGGTCCCCTCAGGCACTGAAAGGCTGGTGCTAACGTTTGTCGACAACATGCAGAAATTTGTCAACACCACAAAGGTACTTTCATTCAACACTAAAGGCGGGGCTGTTTATCACGAGATCAAACTTCTACGAAAAAGAGCTCCTGTGACCATCAACCCTTCTGAGACCAACACATTGGAGCTTGGGGATGAAGGAGGCCAGGAGGCTATGGTCCACATTCAGATTCCCCCAGATTCTTTTTACAAGGAGAATGGAGAAGTTTTCACCGGTAACGTCAATGCAAGTGTTACATTTGTAGACCCCAGAGATGTCTCCACGGCTGCAGCTGCTCAAAGCGATCTCAATTTCATAGGAAACGAAGGTGACGTCCTGCCACTGAGAACCTATGGCATGTTTTCAGTTGACTTCAGAGGTGAGGAAAACAACGAACCTCTTAATGCAGGTGAGGTCAAGGTGTTCCTGGATTCTGCTCAGGTGAAGATGTCCGAGCACCTCAACACCATGAAGCTGTGGTCACTGAACCCTGAAACTGGCctgtgggaggaggagggaagtcTGCGtctggagaagaaaaagagaggcAAAAGAGAGGAGAGAACCTTTCTGATTGGAAACATGGAGATCAGAGAGCGACGTCTGTTTAACCTGGACGTGCCAGAGAACCGCAGGTGTTATGTGAAAGTGAGAGCTTTCCGAAGTGAACGCTTCATGCCCAGTGAACAGGTAGAGGGAGTTGTAGTGAGTCTCATAAACATGGAGCCAACGGCTGGTTTCTCCTCAAATCCACGTGCGTGGGGTCGATTTGATAGTGTTGTTACTGGACCAAGTGGAGCCTGTCTTCCCGCCTTCTGTGATGAACAAAAACCTGATGCTTATTCTGCGTATGTGATGGCCAACCTCGGGGGAGAGGAACTGGAGGCTGTCGCATCTGCTCCCAAACTCAACCCTGGCCTTATTGGCGTGCCACAGCCTTACCTGGGGAAACTCAACTACAGGCGGACTGACCATGAGGACCCCAGAGTGAAGAAGACCGCTTTCAGCATCAGTGTGGCAAAACCAACTCCCAATGTAGCCGAGGAAGCAAACGGACCAGTGTATGCGTTTGAGAACCTGAAAGAATGTGAGGAGGCCCCATTCAGTGCAGCTCACTTCCGGTTTTCCCGAGTAGAAGGAGACCGTTATGATTACAACACGGTGCCGTTCAATGAAGATGACCCGATGAGCTGGACCGAGGATTACCTGAGCTGGTGGCCCAAACCTATGGAATACAGGGCCTGCTACATCAAGATCAAAATTAACAGCCCACATGAGATCAATGTGCGGTCTCGCAACATGGGTGGCACGCATCCAAAGACTGTCGGCCAGCTTTACGGCCTTCGAGACACTCGCAGCATCCGTGACATGGACCATGCTAATGTTTCAGCTGTGTGCCTGGAGTTCAAGTGCAGCGGGATGCTGTATGATCAGGACCGAGTGGATCGTACCCTGGTGAAAGTGATCCCTCAGGGAAGTTGTAAGAGAGACCATGTAAACGCAATGCTCCAGGATTACCTGGTTAACCACCTGCCTCTAGCTGTCAACAATGACACCAGTGAGTTCACCATGCTCGCACCTCTCGACTCTCTGGGCCATAACTATGGAATCTATACAGAGACGGAACAAGACGCCCGCACAGCCAAGGAGATCGCTCTGGGGCGGTGCTTTGATGGCACCTCCGACGGCACGTCTCGGGTCATGAAGACCAATGAGGGTGTAGCGCTGACTTTCACTTGCGGGGACCGAGAGGTGACGCGCCAGAGTGTCTTTCAAGCTCTTCAAAGTTCTCAAGTTCAGATGGTCACAAGCGTTGGAAGAGGAGAGGGCAGAAAAACCAGACGCCGGCAGAGGGCCAACACGTCCCGCAGCAGCCGGAAACGTAGCGCCAGAAATCCTTCAGGAAGGCAAGCACAAGTCTGA
- the eif3jb gene encoding eukaryotic translation initiation factor 3 subunit J-B, whose amino-acid sequence MFLVEGGNGFRTWPTGCILSNTTNTADMADWDADNFEPEEPIKKAAALDKWEGEDEDEDVKDNWDDEDEEQEAKVETKKPETKVSEKKKLIEKIKEKENLLKKKQELKKELEADQEELTPEEQLAEKLRVKKLQEDADLELANDAFGVSTVTGIDAMCPSSKEDFTEFEKLLKEKITQFEKSVHYSSFLDSLFRELCISLEVDDLKKISSSLSVLLSEKQKQEKQNKGKKKKKGVVPGGGLKAQMRDDLDYAEFDGGYAQDYEDFM is encoded by the exons ATGTTCCTGGTAGAAGGTGGGAACGGTTTCCGAACGTGGCCAACGGGCTGCATCCTGTCAAACACAACCAACACAGCCGACATGGCGGACTGGG ACGCTGACAACTTCGAGCCGGAGGAGCCGATTAAAAAGGCGGCAGCGCTGGACAAATGGGAAGGCGAAGACGAAGATGAAGACGTTAAG GATAACTGGGATGATGAAGACGAAGAGCAGGAGGCAAAAGTAGAAACGAAGAAACCGG aGACTAAAGTTTCTGAAAAGAAGAAGTTAATTGAAAAGatcaaagagaaagaaaacctgttaaagAAGAAGCAGGAGCTGAAAAAGGAGCTGGAAGCCGAT CAAGAAGAACTCACACCTGAGGAACAACTCGCAGAGAAGTTAAGAGTCAAGAAATTACAAGAAGATGCAGATTTGGAGCTTGCGAACGATGCTTTTG GTGTCAGCACCGTCACAGGGATCGACGCCATGTGTCCATCTTCCAAAGAAGACTTCACAGAGTTTGAAAAgttgctgaaagaaaaaataacccAGTTTGAAAAATCTGTCCATTATTCAAGTTTCTTGGATTCGTTGTTTCGGGAACTTTGTATTTCAT tgGAAGTAGATGACTTGAAAAAAATCAGTAGTTCACTTTCTGTCCTACTTagtgaaaaacagaaacaggaaaaa CAAAACAAaggcaagaagaagaagaaaggcgTCGTTCCTGGCGGTGGTTTGAAAGCACAGATGAGAGACGACCTTGACTATGCAGAGTTCGACGGTGGTTACGCCCAAGACTACGAGGACTTCATGTGA